The following proteins are co-located in the Aggregicoccus sp. 17bor-14 genome:
- a CDS encoding ATP-binding protein, with protein sequence MRSLPSSPLHGSLPPLAAPASPAAEARLRSLLEATTALVWTADAQGALVADNPGWARFTGQGRAAYEGWGWLEAVHPEDRAQVTHAWAQALQQGAPFGCEYRLRRADGAWRWLSARAVPVLEPDGRVREWVGANTDVTAHRRATSVLAFLAEANAALSASLRVDATLAALVRTAVPFFADWCHIFVRSEEGPARLVAVHHKDPEGRALLEELHQRFPFPEDCPAGYPVVLRTGQSRLAQALSEEQLGAMASGGEEHLALLRRLSPCSALFVPLFIGGRPEGVVTFGLMDGARHYTPEDLLVAEEVARRAATALEHARLYELAQAERRRAEEANRAKDEFLATLSHELRTPLTAILGWTQMLRSGVLGPAKQARALETVERNARAQTQLIEDLLDVSRIITGKMRLQLQPVALARVVDAALESVRPTADARDIELVAALDGLEDQEAQVSGDADRLQQVTWNLLSNALKFTPPGGRVEVSLCEEEDGTRCLQVKDSGQGIRADFLPYVFDRFRQQDGAATRAHGGLGLGLAIVRHLVELHGGSVAVHSAGEGQGATFTVRLPAPPRP encoded by the coding sequence ATGCGCTCGCTGCCGAGCTCCCCCCTCCACGGCTCCCTCCCGCCCCTCGCCGCGCCTGCGTCACCGGCCGCGGAGGCGCGGCTGCGCAGCCTGCTGGAGGCCACCACCGCGCTGGTGTGGACGGCGGATGCGCAGGGGGCGCTCGTCGCGGACAACCCGGGCTGGGCCCGCTTCACCGGCCAGGGGCGCGCGGCGTACGAGGGCTGGGGCTGGCTGGAGGCCGTCCACCCCGAGGACCGCGCCCAGGTGACCCACGCCTGGGCGCAGGCGCTGCAGCAGGGCGCCCCCTTCGGCTGCGAGTACCGGCTGCGGCGCGCGGACGGCGCCTGGCGCTGGCTGAGCGCGCGCGCGGTGCCGGTGCTGGAGCCGGACGGGCGCGTGCGCGAGTGGGTGGGCGCGAACACGGACGTCACCGCGCACCGGCGCGCCACCTCCGTGCTCGCCTTCCTCGCCGAGGCGAACGCCGCCCTCTCGGCCTCCTTGCGCGTGGACGCCACGCTCGCGGCGCTGGTGCGCACCGCGGTGCCCTTCTTCGCGGACTGGTGCCACATCTTCGTGCGCAGCGAGGAGGGCCCGGCGCGCCTGGTGGCCGTGCACCACAAGGACCCCGAGGGCCGCGCCCTGCTCGAGGAGCTGCACCAGCGCTTCCCCTTCCCGGAGGACTGCCCCGCCGGCTACCCCGTGGTGCTGCGCACCGGCCAGTCCCGCCTCGCGCAGGCGCTCTCCGAGGAGCAGCTGGGCGCGATGGCGAGCGGCGGCGAGGAGCACCTCGCGCTGCTGCGCCGGCTCTCGCCGTGCTCCGCCCTCTTCGTGCCGCTCTTCATCGGCGGCCGGCCGGAGGGCGTGGTCACCTTCGGGCTGATGGACGGCGCGCGCCACTACACGCCCGAGGACCTGCTCGTCGCCGAGGAGGTGGCGCGCCGCGCGGCCACCGCGCTCGAGCACGCGCGCCTCTACGAGCTCGCCCAGGCGGAGCGCCGCCGCGCCGAGGAGGCCAACCGCGCGAAGGACGAGTTCCTCGCCACGCTGAGCCACGAGCTGCGCACGCCGCTCACGGCGATCCTCGGCTGGACCCAGATGCTGCGCAGCGGGGTGCTCGGCCCCGCGAAGCAGGCGCGCGCGCTGGAGACGGTGGAGCGCAACGCGCGCGCGCAGACCCAGCTCATCGAGGACCTGCTGGACGTGAGCCGCATCATCACCGGCAAGATGCGCCTGCAGCTGCAGCCGGTGGCGCTCGCGCGCGTGGTGGACGCGGCGCTGGAGAGCGTGCGCCCCACCGCGGACGCGCGCGACATCGAGCTGGTGGCGGCGCTCGATGGGCTGGAGGACCAGGAGGCCCAGGTGAGCGGGGACGCGGACCGCCTGCAGCAGGTGACGTGGAACCTGCTCTCCAACGCGCTCAAGTTCACCCCGCCCGGCGGCCGCGTGGAGGTCTCCCTTTGCGAGGAGGAGGACGGCACGCGCTGTCTGCAGGTGAAGGACAGCGGCCAGGGCATCCGCGCGGACTTCCTCCCCTACGTCTTCGACCGCTTCCGCCAGCAGGACGGCGCCGCCACGCGCGCGCACGGCGGCCTGGGGCTGGGGCTCGCCATCGTGCGCCACCTGGTGGAGCTGCACGGCGGCAGCGTGGCGGTGCACAGCGCGGGCGAGGGGCAGGGCGCCACCTTCACCGTGCGCCTGCCCGCGCCCCCGCGCCCCTAG